The Desulfarculaceae bacterium genome window below encodes:
- a CDS encoding TIGR02391 family protein, with amino-acid sequence MNSENSILKLAGALKKEVDSLGLSGGARSVESDWDQLFDGLIKDKGLRRATISLYRNKHYTQAVESSFKYLNSYVRKKTGRKLDGAQLMQNVFSAKNPVLKLSNLDGKSGDDAQRGYMDIFCGCITGIRNPRAHEDAIDDDPETALEIIYFVHHLVRITKMADKIRD; translated from the coding sequence ATGAATAGCGAAAATTCCATATTAAAATTGGCAGGGGCTCTTAAGAAGGAGGTCGACTCTTTAGGTCTATCGGGAGGCGCTAGGAGTGTTGAGTCTGACTGGGACCAGTTATTTGATGGATTAATCAAAGACAAAGGTCTTAGAAGGGCTACCATCTCTCTGTATAGGAATAAACACTACACGCAAGCTGTCGAATCTAGCTTTAAATATCTAAATAGTTATGTAAGAAAGAAAACTGGCAGAAAGCTTGACGGCGCACAGCTAATGCAAAATGTGTTTAGTGCGAAAAATCCTGTTTTAAAATTAAGTAATTTGGATGGCAAGTCAGGCGATGATGCACAACGCGGTTACATGGACATTTTCTGTGGCTGCATTACCGGAATACGCAACCCGCGTGCGCACGAGGATGCAATCGATGATGATCCGGAGACTGCATTAGAAATTATTTATTTTGTACACCACTTAGTGAGAATCACTAAAATGGCAGATAAAATTAGGGATTAA